The DNA segment CGTCTTAACGAATCGGTGGTGGATGGCGGACTGTTTGAATTCCCCACCACTACGCCGGTGTTGAACGACAAATTTTATGCCTCGGCCTTTGGGCAGGGCGTGCACCGGGTGCTGGATAAACTGGTGAGTATGCTGGCGGCCGATCTGAATCATCAACTGTTTACCGCGCGGGTGATCCGCACCGAAGGCAAGCAGGTGTTTTTTGATGCGGGCGGGGTGGCCAATGTCAAGGTGGGCGATGTGTTGAACACCTTCCACCTGAGTCAGTCATCGGTCAATGACCTGCCGGGCCAGCGCTCGCTGGGGTTCTCGGAAAAGCCCACCGCCATTCTGGTGGTGACCAAGGTGCAGCGTCTGTTTTCGGTGGGGGAGCTGGACTCCGAGACGCTTCGTTTGAGTCCCGGAGATGTGATCCGTTTTGAGCCCTGAGAGCCTGTGAAAAATTCGCTGGCCTACTGCGGGCGCCGCTGTGCGGCTGCAACGGCGTTGCGCTACGTGAAAACGGCGGTCATTTGGTCCACCAAACTCCCTTGTTTTCGCGTAGCGCGCCTTGTTTCGCTCGCAAATCGACGCCCTCGCTACGGCCGTCGAATTTTTCACAGGCTCTGAGCCGATCGTCAAGTATCAGTTAGGCGTGGTGGCTTTCATGAAGCCTTGATCGAGGTGATCTTGCCGGCAACGGTATATTGATTCAGTGCGTCATTGGATTGAGACCGAATCACCTTTACCACCGCCTCAAAGGGCGACACCACGGAATACTGGGGGGTGATGTTGACCTCCAGTTCGGCACCGTCCGGGATCGAACTGTCGGTGGTGAACAGAATGCCGGTGGCACTGAGATTACAGCAGGTGCCCTGCTGCATTTCCTTACTGCCCAGGGTGCGAAATTGCAAAGCATGTTCTGTGCTCATGCGAATGAAATCACGCTTTTCATCATATTGAATCGACATCAAAAACTCCTCGTCGGTGTGTCCGCTAGCCTCGGTAGTTGTCTTAGTTATCAAATGTCCAGGCATTGTGCAAGATTTGAGCGGCCTGTGTTTTTTGCCGGTCCACACCCCTGCGCCTAAGTCTTTCAAAACAGAATGGTTTTCCGCAATGGTGGTGGGTGTGTGGCAGAGGGGCCCGCCATGCCAGCGCGCGCACCCCGTGTTTAAAGTTGTCGATCAAGGGGACGATACTAAGCGTTGAAATCGCTCTAATCGCTCTAATCGTTGTGGCCGGCTGGGGCCACACTATTACGAGACATTTACAAGACATTGATGCTACGAGGCATTGATGGGAAAAGAGCATGCACAGCCCTAAGGACAACATTGCAGCTAAGGACGACATGGATAAAGACCCGGATAAAACGCGTTACCTGACCCCTAATGAGGTGGCCGCCAGGCTGATGATTTCGCCGGTCACCCTGCGGCATTGGGCACTGGCAGGCAAGCTGGGCTTTGTCACCACGCCGGGTGGGCATCGACGCTATGCAGAAGAGGAGGTTGAACAGTTTGCCGCCCGTTACCAGCAGACGGCTGCGTTATCCGCACGGTCACCGAATGACGAATCAACGTTAGATGTGCACAAGATATTAATCGTTGCGGATGATGCGCATTTCATCGAGCTGCTTCAGGCCCTGTTGCAGGCTTTGCCTGAACCTGTGCAGATCGACGTGGCGCGTGATGGCTTTGAGGCGGGACAGAAGATGCTCTCAGTCTATCCGCACACGGTGTTACTGGATCTGACCATGCCCGGTTTTAATGGCGTGGAGGTATGCCGCAAGATCAAGGCCGATCCTGCCACGGAGGACACCCGGGTGGTGGTGATCACCGCGGGCCATACCTCCGCGCACCGGAGTCAGGCGCTGGCCGCCGGCGCCGAGGCCTGCCTGGCCAGGCCGCTGGATAAGACCCGGCTACTGCAGACGATTGTACTCGGAGTGAATGACGCCACGGCGAAAGCTTAGTGCTTTTTTGAGAGAGACGTTGTTAATAGTCAGGAGTTATAGAGAATGAAAAAGAATTTTCCCGTCACCGGAATAGAAAATGATTATCCGCGTGATATGCACATTGTGTCGACAACGGATCTGAAGGGAATCACCACCTCGGTCAATGCAGACTTCAAAGCCATTGCCGGTTTCCCGGAGCAGGAGTTGATCGGCAAGAGCCACAATGTCGTGCGCCATCCGGATATGCCGCCAGCAGCCTTTGCCGACCTCTGGGCAACCCTTCAGCAGGGTAAGCCATGGATGGGCATCGTCAAAAACCGCTGTAAGAATGGTGACTACTATTGGGTGGACGCCTATGTGACGCCGATTATCGAGGCAGGTCAGGTCACGGGCTATCAGTCGGTGCGATCCAAGCCGCACAAGGCGCATGTGAAAAATGCCGAGACGCTTTATCGGCGGATCAACAGCGGTGTGTCTTTCTTGCAGCAGCAACGTAGCAGGCTCCGGGTGGGGCTGATGGGCAAGATCTATTTTGCCTTTCTGTGCACGCTGATCCCGCCGCTGGCCATTTTGGCGCTGTTGCCGGTGACCAAGTTAACGGCCCTGTCGCTGGCCGGCCTTGCCACCATGGTGGGTGGTGTGGTGGCGGCCAAGCTGGTGGCGCGTCCCTGGGAGCAGGCCGCCAGGGACAGTCACAAAATTTTTGATAACGCCATCGCCCGGCATGTGTATGCCGGGCGTGATGATGAACTGGGCCAGCTGCAGGTGGCGATTAAGGCCCTTCAGTCGCAGTTGACGACTGTGGTTTGGCGTATCGATTCCGCGGTGGGCGAGCTGGATGGTATTACCTCCACCACCAGCGAGGCGGTAGAGGCAACCAATCAGGGTATCGCCGCGCAGCAACTGGAAATAGATCAGGTCGCCACCGCCGTGAATGAGATGTCGGCCACGGTGCAGGAGGTGGCCCGCAATACCGCTCAGGCGGCCGAACTGGCGCACGGTGCCGATGAGGTGGCGAAGGAGGGCGCATTGGCCGCCACGGTCGCTATTTGTGGTATTGATGCACTGGTCGAGGAAGTAGAGCAGGCCGCCGGTGTGATCGCGAATCTGGAACAGGAATCAAACAGTGTCGGCACGGTGCTAGAGGTGATACGGGGTATCGCCGAGCAAACGAATCTGCTGGCCCTGAATGCCGCGATCGAGGCAGCGCGGGCCGGTGACGCCGGGCGCGGCTTTGCCGTGGTGGCCGATGAGGTGCGCACCCTGGCCTCTCGTACCCAGCAATCTACCGAGGAGATCAACGGCATGATTTCCCGCCTGCAGGCCGAGGCGCGAGATGCGGTGCAGGCCATGCAAAAGGCGCAGGGCGGGGCGCGGGAAAATGCCGAGCAGGTAGAGATCCTGGCAGAGAGTCTGGCCAGTATCTCGGGCGTGGTGCAGTCGATCAATGCCATGAATACCCAGATCGCCACCGCCGCGGAGGAACAGAGCGCCGTGTCGGAGGAGATCAATCGCAATGTCGTCAATATCAGTTCGCTGGCGCAACAGACCACGGCTATTTCCGAGGATACCGCCAGCTCAATGCGGGAACTGAGCGCCGAGGCCAGTCATCTGCGTGCGGTTGTGCAGCAGTTTGGCGTGCAATGAACGGCAATATTCGGGCTGGCGATGGCGAGGATTTTCTTGGGCGGGGATATGACTGAAGGGGCTGAGGCATTCAGGCGCGGCGGTATTTTGCGGCCTGCTCTGCAGTGAAATCTGCAGCGAATGTAGAATGGCGCTCCCTAGGGGACTCGAACCCCTGTTACCGGCGTGAGAGGCCAGTGTCCTAACCACTAGACGAAGGGAGCGCATGGACTACAGATTTCTCCAGCCGAAAGCCGAGAGAGGTGGTATTATACGCGCCATTACAGATTGCTCAAGAACGATTATCCATTGACTATAGAACTGACAGACAAACCCGGCTCCCCTCGCATCATCTCCCGGCCGGAGCACATCATTACCCGCGCGAATATTAATGAGGCGGCGCTGAAGGTGCTGTACCGGCTCAGGGCGGCGGGCTTCCAGGCCTTCCTGGTGGGCGGCGGGGTGCGGGATCTGCTGCTGGGACGGGAGCCCAAGGATTTTGATGTGGCCACCGACGCCCACCCCGAGGCGGTCAACGAGCTGTTTCGCAACAGCCGCCTGATCGGCCGCCGTTTCAAGTTGGTGCATGTGCGCTTCGGCCGCGAGATCATCGAGGTCGCCACCTTCCGCGGCACCCACGAGGAAGAAAACACCGAGCAGGGCCGTATTGAAGACGGCATGATTCTGCGCGACAACGTCTACGGCAGCCTGGAAGAGGATGCCTGGCGTCGCGATTTCACCATCAACTCCCTGTACTACGACATCAGCGACTTCTCCGTGGTGGATTACACCGGCGGTCTCGACGACCTGGAAAACGGCCTGCTGCGCATCATCGGTGACGCCCGTCAGCGTTATCAGGAAGACCCGGTGCGGATGCTGCGTGCGGTACGCTTTGCCGCCAAGCTGGGTTTCCGTATCCATGCCGACTCCGAGTTACCCCTGACCGAACTGGGTGAGCGCCTGGAGGCCGTGCCACCGGCGCGCCTGTTCGATGAGATCCTCAAGCTGTTCATGACCGGTTATGCACTGGAGACCTTCGAGCTGCTGCGCCACTACGACCTGTTCCGTTATCTGTTCGAGATGACCGATGACGCGCTGTCTCGACAGGAGCACGGCTTTCCACACATGCTGGTGTCCAGGGGTCTGTTTAACACCGACGAGCGGGTGTCCGCCGGCAAGCCCGTTACCCCGGCCTTCCTGTTTGCCATCTTGCTGTGGGAGCCGGTGCGCGAGCAGGCCCTCGCCCTGCAGGCCGAGGGCGTCAGTGAGATCCAGTCACTGCAGATCGCCAGTGAGTCGGTGATCGCCGCGCAGGTGCAGCGCGTCGCCCTGCCCAAACGCTTCAGCCTGCAGACGCGTGAGATCTGGGTGATGCAGGCGCGACTGAAACGCCGTAATGGCAAGCGGGCGGAGCGCCTGTTCGAACAGACCCGCTTTCGCGCCGCGTACGATTTCCTGCTGCTGCGCGCAGAGTCGGGTGAAGACGAGCTCAAACCGCTGGCGGACTGGTGGACGCAGTACCAGGAACTCAATACCGACAGCCGCGCCAGCCTGGCGCAGCAGGCGCCAACCTCCCCCGCAGAACCGGCCACCAAAAAGCGTCGTCGTCGGCGCAGAAAACCCAGCCAGGGCAACGCCGGATAGTGGTCATCGCTTACGTGGGGCTGGGCAGCAATCTGGACCGGCCCGCAACCCAGGTACAGGAGGCGCTGGCAGAATTGCAGACCCTGCCGCAGAGCCGCTGCCTGGCCCACTCCTCCCTGTATCGCAGTAAGCCGATGGTTGCCGCGGGCGACAGCGCCGAGGACCAGGCCGACTATATCAATGCCGTCGCCGCCCTGGAAACCGCCCTGCCGCCCGCCGTGCTGCTGACCGAACTACAACACCTGGAGGCCCTGCACCAGCGTATACGCACCCGGCGCTGGGGCCCGCGGACCCTGGATCTTGACCTGCTGCTGTACGCCGACTGGCGCATCAATACCCCCACACTGACCGTCCCCCACCCGGGACTGTATGAACGCAACTTCGTCCTGTATCCTCTGGCCGAGGTCGTGGACGAGCTCGCGGCCGGGATCGCCACCGAGCCGACGGAGCGTCTGCAGATCCCCGGTCGGGGAACCCTGGCCAGCCTGCTGGCGAGCTGTCCGCGCAACGGACTGGAAAAACTAAATCACTAACAAGAGTTAGACCTACCATGAGTTCTGGGGAAATCCCGCGTTATATTGTCATCGAAGGGCCGATCGGGGTGGGTAAGACCAGCCTCGCCACACGGCTGGCGGGCGATTTTGGTGGCGAACTGCTGCTGGAGGGGGCGGAAGAAAATCCCTTTCTGGAACGTTTTTATCGCAACCCCCGCCACGCGGCCCTGCCCACCCAGCTGTTTTTCCTGTTTCAACGCGCCCAGCAAATCCAGGCGCTGCGCCAGTCGGACATGTTTGCGCCGGTACGGGTAGCGGACTTCATCCTGGAAAAGGATCGTCTGTTTGCCCAGCTCACCCTGGACGACCATGAACTGAAACTTTATGAACAGGTCTATGACAATATCACTGTCGATGCCCCGCAGCCGGACCTGGTGATCTACCTGCAGGCCCCCGTGGATGTGCTGCTGAACCGGGTGCAAAAGCGCGGCCGGGATTACGAACGCTTTATCGAAACCAACTATCTGCAACGCCTGGTCGAGGCCTATACCCGGTTCTTCTATCACTACACGGCAACGCCGCTGTTGATCGTCAACGCCGCCGACATCGACCTGGTGAACAACGATCAGGATTACAAATTGTTGCTGGATCGCCTGAGTAAATCCATCAGTGGCCGGCACTATTTTAATCCCGGATCCTTTGATCTCTGACGCCGGAAAACGGCCGTTATTTTCAGGCCGGCGTTTCGATACAGCGATCTAAACACAAAACATCCACCCAACTGAGGATGCCTGCATGAGCCGCATCACTACCTCTACTCTGCGCAACATGAAACAGGCCGGTGAAAAGATCACCTGCCTCACCGCCTATGACGCCAGCTTCGCCCAGATCCTTGAACAGGAGGGCGTGGAAATCCTGCTGGTGGGAGACTCCCTGGGCATGGTGATCCAGGGCCATGACAGCACCCTGCCTGTGAAGCTGGGCGACATGATCTACCACACCCAGACGGTGCGTGCCGTCAACAACCGGGCCCTGGTGATGGCCGACATGCCATTCATGACCTACGCCAGCCCGATGCAGGCACTGGCCAGTGCCGGTCGACTGATGAAAGAGGGGGGCGCACACATGGTGAAGCTGGAAGGCGGCGCGCCCATGGTGGAAACGGTGCGTCACTTGGCCGAACATGGCATTCCGGTGTGCGCCCATCTGGGCCTGTTGCCGCAGTCGGTCAACAAACTGGGCGGATACAAGGTGCAGGGCCGTAATGAAAAAGAGGCGCAGGCGATGCTGAACGATGCGCGCGCGATGGAAGATGCCGGGGCCGACATCTTGTTGTTAGAGTGTGTGCCGGCATTGCTGGCGGCGGAGATTACCGCCGCCGTCGAGGTGCCGGTGATTGGCATCGGCGCCGGGCCGCAGTGTGATGCGCAGGTGCTGGTGCTGTATGACATGCTGGGCATCACGCCGGGCAAGCGGCCGCGTTTCTCCCGGGATTTTCTCCAGCAGTCCGGCGACATCCGTGGCGCCGTGCGCGCCTATGTGCAGGCGGTGAAAGATGGCAGTTTCCCCGCCGAAGAGCACTGCTTTTAGACAGGATCATCCCCTGATGAAAACGATCGAGACGATTGCCGAGCTGCGCGCCACGCTCGCCCAATGGCGACAGGCCGGCGAGCGTGTGGCACTGGTGCCCACCATGGGCAATCTACATGCCGGACATTTGCAGTTGGTCGAAAAGGCGCGGGCCGAGGCTGAACGGGTGGTGGTAAGTATTTTTGTCAATCCCCTGCAGTTTGGCGATGCCGGCGGCGGTGACTTTGACCGTTACCCGCGCACCTTCAGCGAAGACCGCCGCAAACTCTCCATGCTTGACGCTGCCCCTGATGCACTGTTTTCCCCCTCGGTCGCCGAGGTCTATCCCGGCGGCTTTGAACAGGAGACCCGGGTCGAAGTCCCCGTGATATCCAACATGCTGTGTGGCGCATTTCGGCCGGGCCATTTTGTGGGGGTCGCGACCATCGTCGCCAAGCTGTTCAATATGGTCCAGCCGGATGTCGCCCTATTTGGCGAGAAGGACTATCAGCAGTTACAGGTGATCCGTCGTCTGGCCGCCGACCTGTGTTTCCCCGTCGAGATCATCGGCCTGCCCACGGTGCGGGAACAAAGTGGCCTGGCCATGAGTTCGCGCAATCAGTATCTCTCTGCGGAGGAGCGTGAACATGCCGCCGTGCTGTATCAAACCCTGCTCCGGGCACAACAGCAAATAGCCTCCGGTGATAGAGACCTCGCGGCAATTCAGGCGCAGGCCAGTGCGCGTCTGAGTGAGGCCGGGTTTCGGCCGGAATATGTCGAGCTGCGACGCCAGCAGGACTTGCTGCCTGCCAGTGATCAGGATCGTGAGCTGGTGATGCTGGTCGCGGCCTGGCTGGGCGAGGCGCGCCTTATCGACAATATTCTGCTGACTATTGCGGAATAAGACCGGCCGTTCTGGCTCCACGTCACGTAGCGGCCTTGACCGCGCCCCGTTATTAATCCTCGATCCGTCCCCGCAGCGCCTTGGTCTTGCCACGCTGCGTCTTGCTGTCCATGCGTCGCTGCCGGGAGCCCTTGGTGGGCTGGGTAGGGCGTCTGGGTTTTTGCGTCGCGGCGACACTCTGGATCAACTCCCGCAGGCGTTCGAGGGCATCCTCGCGGTTTTTTTCCTGGGTGCGAAAGCGCTGTGCCTTGATGACAATCACCCCCTCCTTGCTGATCCGCCGGTCGGACAGATTCAGTAAGCGGCTCTTGTAGAAATCGGGCAGGGAGGCGGCATTGATGTCAAATCGCAGGTGAATCGCCGAGGCGACCTTGTTGACGTTCTGCCCGCCGGCGCCCTGCGCCCGAATCGCCGTGAGTTCGATCTCCTCCTCGGGGATGGAGACATTCTGGGAAATCTTTAGCGCCACCGTGGGTTCCTTCCTTTTATCTGCTTCGCTGTTTTACTAACAAGGCGCATGGAAAGGATACCCTTCAATCAAGACCGTCAGCAGCAGGGATGCTGCTGTCGAGCGTACATGGATGTAATTTCAGCGTGTCTTGATTGAAGGGTATCCTTTTCATGTGACTCAATAGTATCTAGGGGGCCTTGACCGCAGTGGTTCAGTCATCAATGGCCGTGGTGATCAGCTGGGCCTTGGGCAGGCCCGCCGCC comes from the Gammaproteobacteria bacterium genome and includes:
- a CDS encoding PAS domain-containing methyl-accepting chemotaxis protein; this encodes MKKNFPVTGIENDYPRDMHIVSTTDLKGITTSVNADFKAIAGFPEQELIGKSHNVVRHPDMPPAAFADLWATLQQGKPWMGIVKNRCKNGDYYWVDAYVTPIIEAGQVTGYQSVRSKPHKAHVKNAETLYRRINSGVSFLQQQRSRLRVGLMGKIYFAFLCTLIPPLAILALLPVTKLTALSLAGLATMVGGVVAAKLVARPWEQAARDSHKIFDNAIARHVYAGRDDELGQLQVAIKALQSQLTTVVWRIDSAVGELDGITSTTSEAVEATNQGIAAQQLEIDQVATAVNEMSATVQEVARNTAQAAELAHGADEVAKEGALAATVAICGIDALVEEVEQAAGVIANLEQESNSVGTVLEVIRGIAEQTNLLALNAAIEAARAGDAGRGFAVVADEVRTLASRTQQSTEEINGMISRLQAEARDAVQAMQKAQGGARENAEQVEILAESLASISGVVQSINAMNTQIATAAEEQSAVSEEINRNVVNISSLAQQTTAISEDTASSMRELSAEASHLRAVVQQFGVQ
- the pcnB gene encoding polynucleotide adenylyltransferase PcnB; this translates as MTIELTDKPGSPRIISRPEHIITRANINEAALKVLYRLRAAGFQAFLVGGGVRDLLLGREPKDFDVATDAHPEAVNELFRNSRLIGRRFKLVHVRFGREIIEVATFRGTHEEENTEQGRIEDGMILRDNVYGSLEEDAWRRDFTINSLYYDISDFSVVDYTGGLDDLENGLLRIIGDARQRYQEDPVRMLRAVRFAAKLGFRIHADSELPLTELGERLEAVPPARLFDEILKLFMTGYALETFELLRHYDLFRYLFEMTDDALSRQEHGFPHMLVSRGLFNTDERVSAGKPVTPAFLFAILLWEPVREQALALQAEGVSEIQSLQIASESVIAAQVQRVALPKRFSLQTREIWVMQARLKRRNGKRAERLFEQTRFRAAYDFLLLRAESGEDELKPLADWWTQYQELNTDSRASLAQQAPTSPAEPATKKRRRRRRKPSQGNAG
- a CDS encoding response regulator; this translates as MHSPKDNIAAKDDMDKDPDKTRYLTPNEVAARLMISPVTLRHWALAGKLGFVTTPGGHRRYAEEEVEQFAARYQQTAALSARSPNDESTLDVHKILIVADDAHFIELLQALLQALPEPVQIDVARDGFEAGQKMLSVYPHTVLLDLTMPGFNGVEVCRKIKADPATEDTRVVVITAGHTSAHRSQALAAGAEACLARPLDKTRLLQTIVLGVNDATAKA
- a CDS encoding PilZ domain-containing protein, encoding MSIQYDEKRDFIRMSTEHALQFRTLGSKEMQQGTCCNLSATGILFTTDSSIPDGAELEVNITPQYSVVSPFEAVVKVIRSQSNDALNQYTVAGKITSIKAS
- the arfB gene encoding alternative ribosome rescue aminoacyl-tRNA hydrolase ArfB, which produces MALKISQNVSIPEEEIELTAIRAQGAGGQNVNKVASAIHLRFDINAASLPDFYKSRLLNLSDRRISKEGVIVIKAQRFRTQEKNREDALERLRELIQSVAATQKPRRPTQPTKGSRQRRMDSKTQRGKTKALRGRIED
- a CDS encoding deoxynucleoside kinase, which produces MSSGEIPRYIVIEGPIGVGKTSLATRLAGDFGGELLLEGAEENPFLERFYRNPRHAALPTQLFFLFQRAQQIQALRQSDMFAPVRVADFILEKDRLFAQLTLDDHELKLYEQVYDNITVDAPQPDLVIYLQAPVDVLLNRVQKRGRDYERFIETNYLQRLVEAYTRFFYHYTATPLLIVNAADIDLVNNDQDYKLLLDRLSKSISGRHYFNPGSFDL
- the panB gene encoding 3-methyl-2-oxobutanoate hydroxymethyltransferase yields the protein MSRITTSTLRNMKQAGEKITCLTAYDASFAQILEQEGVEILLVGDSLGMVIQGHDSTLPVKLGDMIYHTQTVRAVNNRALVMADMPFMTYASPMQALASAGRLMKEGGAHMVKLEGGAPMVETVRHLAEHGIPVCAHLGLLPQSVNKLGGYKVQGRNEKEAQAMLNDARAMEDAGADILLLECVPALLAAEITAAVEVPVIGIGAGPQCDAQVLVLYDMLGITPGKRPRFSRDFLQQSGDIRGAVRAYVQAVKDGSFPAEEHCF
- the panC gene encoding pantoate--beta-alanine ligase codes for the protein MKTIETIAELRATLAQWRQAGERVALVPTMGNLHAGHLQLVEKARAEAERVVVSIFVNPLQFGDAGGGDFDRYPRTFSEDRRKLSMLDAAPDALFSPSVAEVYPGGFEQETRVEVPVISNMLCGAFRPGHFVGVATIVAKLFNMVQPDVALFGEKDYQQLQVIRRLAADLCFPVEIIGLPTVREQSGLAMSSRNQYLSAEEREHAAVLYQTLLRAQQQIASGDRDLAAIQAQASARLSEAGFRPEYVELRRQQDLLPASDQDRELVMLVAAWLGEARLIDNILLTIAE
- the folK gene encoding 2-amino-4-hydroxy-6-hydroxymethyldihydropteridine diphosphokinase, whose product is MVIAYVGLGSNLDRPATQVQEALAELQTLPQSRCLAHSSLYRSKPMVAAGDSAEDQADYINAVAALETALPPAVLLTELQHLEALHQRIRTRRWGPRTLDLDLLLYADWRINTPTLTVPHPGLYERNFVLYPLAEVVDELAAGIATEPTERLQIPGRGTLASLLASCPRNGLEKLNH